The following coding sequences are from one Paenibacillus tundrae window:
- the secA2 gene encoding accessory Sec system translocase SecA2 codes for MRNTVVKLVQEFKDRDSRQRLEGYRSIVNLIRKQDLEAWDDGQLQAEFLRLQREANSGTALEELLVDLYALVCEVAKRQLDMQPYDVQIIAAIALHESVLIEQQTGEGKTLSAVMTACLNALTGHGVHVLTFNDYLAHRDAKWMEPIYRFLGLTVSSVQAGMSLSEKRGAYAKDITYVTAKEAGFDYLRDTIALSKDELVHRPFHYVIIDEADSLLLDEARVPLVISGASGTSSDDFIQFAEVVRQLVPLEHFHFDEFQRNVYLNEAGSARAESLLECGNLYDSHNSHLLTSLNCALHAETLLRRDVDYIVRDGGIELIEEFTGRVAENRYLPEGLQTALMAKEGLQSKVGGKILGTITIQHFISLYPRISGMTATALASSMEFKRMYELEVVEIPPNQTNKRIDHPHRIYTHQEAKLKALVQEIVTVHATGRPMLIGTSSVQESDKLAEALTVAGVDCHILNAKNDAKEAQMIARAGEIGAVTVSTNMAGRGVDIRLGGGDLTQVDRVSKLGGLYVIGTHMNESLRIDNQLRGRSGRQGDPGDSVFYVSLEDDLLVQFGIHDAIRVPKQDEVLDAPIVHNKLEHTQRVMMGQNFDLQQELNRYSDMIEDQRRILHKERFSILNGDLPMSPSEQRVRLFYIDEFWADHLAYASYMRESIHLESLTNQNPLDEFHRHITEAFEQLPAKIAKESANMLTRLDGSNDPAKWEQFGLKSPTSTNTYMISDQYMDYLQNRSSWNAGTIVAFWIRRMLKPVFGWSKF; via the coding sequence GTGCGAAATACCGTCGTGAAGTTGGTACAAGAGTTCAAAGACCGTGATTCCAGACAGAGGCTGGAAGGCTACCGAAGCATCGTTAACTTGATTAGAAAACAGGACTTAGAAGCATGGGACGATGGACAATTACAAGCTGAATTTCTCCGATTGCAAAGAGAGGCTAACTCGGGCACAGCCTTAGAGGAATTACTTGTTGATCTCTATGCATTGGTCTGTGAGGTCGCGAAGAGACAGCTTGATATGCAGCCATATGATGTGCAGATAATAGCTGCGATTGCACTACATGAGAGTGTACTGATCGAGCAGCAAACCGGGGAAGGGAAAACCCTATCTGCTGTGATGACCGCTTGTTTGAATGCATTGACTGGTCACGGGGTTCATGTGCTGACGTTTAACGATTATTTAGCACATCGCGATGCGAAGTGGATGGAGCCAATCTATCGATTTCTAGGCTTAACAGTAAGTTCGGTTCAAGCGGGTATGAGTCTGAGCGAGAAACGTGGAGCCTATGCCAAGGATATAACGTATGTTACGGCTAAAGAAGCCGGATTTGACTACTTGCGGGATACCATTGCATTATCCAAAGACGAACTGGTTCATCGTCCTTTCCATTACGTTATTATCGACGAGGCAGATTCCTTACTACTTGATGAAGCGAGGGTTCCATTAGTTATCAGTGGCGCATCAGGTACTTCTAGCGATGACTTTATTCAATTTGCTGAAGTGGTTCGACAGCTCGTGCCATTAGAGCATTTTCATTTCGACGAATTCCAACGTAACGTATATTTGAATGAAGCAGGCTCAGCAAGAGCAGAGTCATTGCTTGAATGTGGCAATTTATACGACAGCCATAACAGTCATTTGTTAACGTCATTAAATTGTGCGTTACATGCCGAAACGTTGCTAAGAAGAGATGTCGATTACATCGTTAGAGATGGTGGAATAGAGCTGATTGAAGAATTTACGGGTCGTGTGGCAGAGAATCGATACTTACCTGAAGGACTGCAAACGGCACTTATGGCAAAGGAAGGACTGCAATCAAAAGTTGGCGGGAAGATCCTTGGAACGATTACGATTCAACACTTTATTAGTCTGTATCCAAGAATTAGCGGAATGACGGCTACAGCGCTCGCTTCCAGCATGGAATTTAAAAGGATGTATGAACTTGAGGTTGTTGAGATTCCGCCCAACCAAACAAATAAACGAATCGATCATCCACATAGAATATACACACACCAAGAAGCCAAACTCAAAGCACTGGTGCAAGAAATCGTGACTGTTCATGCAACGGGGCGTCCAATGCTTATAGGTACGTCAAGCGTTCAAGAGTCTGACAAGCTAGCGGAGGCACTAACTGTTGCGGGCGTAGATTGCCATATTTTGAATGCAAAGAATGATGCGAAAGAGGCTCAAATGATTGCCAGAGCCGGAGAAATTGGCGCTGTAACGGTGTCGACCAATATGGCAGGACGTGGTGTCGATATTCGACTTGGGGGAGGCGATCTTACTCAAGTAGACCGAGTTTCGAAACTGGGTGGGTTGTATGTCATTGGGACACATATGAACGAAAGTTTGCGGATAGATAACCAGCTACGTGGACGCTCTGGTCGCCAAGGAGACCCTGGGGATTCTGTTTTTTATGTAAGTTTAGAGGATGATTTGTTAGTTCAATTCGGCATTCATGATGCGATTCGGGTGCCTAAGCAAGATGAGGTTCTCGATGCGCCGATAGTACACAACAAATTAGAACATACTCAGCGTGTTATGATGGGGCAAAACTTCGATCTTCAGCAGGAACTGAACCGTTATTCGGATATGATAGAAGATCAGAGACGAATTCTACATAAGGAAAGGTTCTCTATACTGAATGGGGATTTACCGATGAGTCCTTCGGAGCAGCGGGTTCGCCTTTTTTATATCGATGAGTTCTGGGCAGACCATCTAGCATATGCATCTTATATGCGGGAAAGCATCCACCTGGAGAGCCTTACTAACCAGAATCCATTGGATGAATTCCACAGACATATCACCGAAGCATTTGAACAACTTCCGGCTAAAATAGCTAAGGAGTCGGCAAATATGCTAACAAGGCTCGATGGGTCGAATGATCCAGCCAAATGGGAGCAGTTCGGTCTAAAGAGTCCTACCTCCACTAATACCTATATGATCAGCGATCAGTACATGGATTACTTACAGAATCGCAGTTCTTGGAATGCGGGCACTATCGTTGCTTTTTGGATCCGTAGGATGTTAAAGCCAGTATTCGGGTGGTCCAAATTTTGA
- a CDS encoding ABC transporter ATP-binding protein: MNMIQVEHIRKRFGDKDALSEVSFSIPRGEIFGFLGPSGSGKTTLIKILTAQLTPTSGKAKVFDQSASMMYQSAQKMRFGMLSDTSGLYERLTVEENLELYRQLYDLSPSSIDKVLQFVNLVGERKKKVHLLSKGMRQRVLLACAVIHEPELLFLDEPTSALDPVNSLHIYKGLRYLNEKGTTIFLTTHDMAEAELLCDRIAILYEGKIQTIGKPKELKKQHRENIISVELFNGESYELPMNAETANLIADWMKQGRIDRVETKEPSLGEIFIKLTGSELL, from the coding sequence ATGAACATGATTCAAGTCGAGCATATTCGAAAGAGATTTGGTGATAAAGATGCATTATCAGAAGTCTCTTTTTCGATTCCCCGAGGTGAAATTTTTGGTTTTCTTGGCCCGAGTGGTTCAGGAAAAACAACATTAATTAAGATATTAACTGCGCAGTTAACTCCAACGAGTGGAAAGGCTAAGGTGTTTGACCAGTCGGCATCGATGATGTATCAATCGGCTCAGAAGATGCGTTTTGGTATGTTGTCTGATACCAGCGGACTATATGAGAGGTTAACGGTAGAAGAAAATCTAGAGTTATATCGTCAGTTATATGATCTCTCTCCGTCCTCGATTGATAAAGTATTGCAATTCGTGAATTTAGTTGGAGAACGTAAAAAGAAGGTTCATCTCTTGTCGAAAGGAATGCGTCAGCGTGTTCTTTTGGCATGCGCGGTGATCCATGAGCCGGAATTATTATTTTTGGATGAACCTACCTCGGCCTTAGATCCAGTGAACTCTTTACATATCTATAAAGGGCTGCGTTACTTAAACGAGAAAGGAACTACGATTTTCCTAACAACACATGACATGGCAGAAGCTGAATTGTTATGTGACCGTATAGCGATTTTGTATGAAGGGAAAATTCAAACCATTGGAAAGCCCAAGGAGCTAAAAAAACAACATCGGGAAAACATCATATCTGTCGAACTATTTAATGGGGAATCGTACGAGCTTCCGATGAATGCAGAAACAGCTAACCTCATTGCAGATTGGATGAAACAAGGACGAATTGATCGAGTAGAAACAAAAGAGCCGAGTCTTGGCGAGATCTTTATCAAACTGACAGGAAGTGAGTTACTATGA
- a CDS encoding ABC transporter permease — MSISLKRIRAIFIKDYKEFSRNYGISVILIIPIVFAFLFRGADSSSGAIAFLLNCSFVILTCLAQACLIAEEKERNTLRSLMMTPATTTDVLIGKSALVFVMSGVVLAIVTYILGYEPASMWAYVAALFISTILYTAIGTICGLFSKTLLEASLTILPVATIFAGAPWGAQLVNDYPIFKLLEYMPSSQFVHLLSVSPAGYTMGELLKPLLIILVWTIVLTIVSVILYQRRLKDE; from the coding sequence ATGAGTATCTCATTAAAGCGTATTCGAGCAATATTTATTAAGGATTACAAAGAATTCTCACGTAATTACGGCATTTCCGTTATTTTAATTATTCCAATTGTCTTTGCCTTTCTATTTCGTGGTGCTGATTCGTCTTCGGGAGCTATTGCTTTTCTTCTCAATTGCTCATTTGTAATTCTGACTTGTCTAGCACAAGCTTGTTTAATAGCTGAAGAAAAGGAACGTAATACATTGCGTTCTTTAATGATGACCCCTGCGACAACCACTGATGTTTTAATTGGAAAAAGTGCTTTGGTGTTTGTCATGTCTGGTGTTGTTCTCGCAATCGTTACATACATATTGGGGTACGAGCCAGCTAGTATGTGGGCGTATGTGGCAGCACTCTTCATATCGACTATCCTATATACTGCAATCGGAACGATATGTGGTCTGTTCTCTAAGACGCTACTTGAGGCATCGTTAACTATACTTCCTGTAGCGACCATATTTGCTGGGGCACCTTGGGGAGCGCAACTTGTGAATGACTATCCGATCTTTAAACTGCTGGAGTACATGCCAAGCAGTCAATTTGTACATTTATTAAGCGTCTCTCCTGCGGGCTATACGATGGGAGAACTATTGAAGCCACTGCTTATTATTTTGGTATGGACGATTGTATTAACAATCGTATCTGTAATTCTATATCAGCGACGGTTAAAGGATGAGTAG
- a CDS encoding nucleoside recognition domain-containing protein gives MNMQTEVTRSGLLRTIFLSSGAMLLVVAVVLSPKEAFDASIQGLDIWWKIIFPAMLPFLMLSQMLTAFGFTDALGVLLGPLMQRLFRLPGQTGLAIAVGMCGGFPAGADTAARLVQDRQITAKQAGVLAAIAHFSNPMMIIIVLGTAFLHQPVAGYFLLGIHWISGWIAAMIGIRLLPVGRAASIGTRSASDLSPHPSESAHTEIHSMLSSKATVPRHTLWLRMNLAAREARSRDGRGFGKLLGDTVSQAVQTLMMTGGFMIVFAVFIRLLSLYLTPGSSVALWPSLLEVHLGIYHLSQAPLASVTMIALIAAVLGWGGLCSHLQVSAVLKSVGLAARSMIDFVSIRLIHGLIAFAMSLVLWAPFSRYSTEVWTTFQTNTNIGLPAVPPWFPLFSNSSSLAFIGYAIPVAMFSLALLLVVMISLSGLIRLFNGRFSR, from the coding sequence ATGAATATGCAGACCGAGGTTACCCGTTCGGGCCTGTTACGAACCATTTTTCTAAGTAGTGGTGCAATGTTGCTCGTTGTTGCCGTTGTATTATCTCCCAAAGAAGCCTTCGATGCTTCCATTCAAGGGCTTGATATTTGGTGGAAAATTATTTTCCCCGCCATGCTGCCCTTTCTCATGCTTTCCCAGATGCTAACCGCATTTGGGTTTACCGATGCACTAGGCGTTCTGTTAGGACCACTCATGCAACGTTTGTTTCGGTTACCCGGTCAGACTGGACTAGCCATAGCTGTAGGCATGTGTGGGGGATTCCCTGCAGGAGCCGATACAGCCGCACGACTTGTACAAGATCGACAAATAACCGCCAAACAGGCGGGTGTCTTGGCAGCCATTGCTCATTTCTCCAATCCAATGATGATTATCATCGTCTTGGGTACAGCTTTTCTTCACCAGCCTGTAGCCGGATACTTTCTACTCGGTATACATTGGATTAGCGGATGGATCGCCGCCATGATCGGTATTCGCCTATTGCCAGTAGGTCGGGCAGCAAGCATTGGCACAAGGTCGGCCTCAGATTTATCGCCACATCCTTCAGAATCAGCACATACAGAAATACATTCCATGTTATCTTCCAAGGCTACCGTTCCCCGCCACACACTTTGGCTGCGTATGAATCTTGCAGCTCGCGAGGCTCGTAGCCGTGACGGACGAGGATTCGGTAAGCTACTTGGTGACACGGTCTCCCAAGCCGTTCAGACCTTGATGATGACCGGAGGATTTATGATTGTATTTGCGGTATTCATTCGACTGCTAAGCCTTTATCTCACACCCGGTTCTTCGGTTGCCTTATGGCCATCTCTGCTGGAAGTACATCTTGGAATCTACCATCTAAGTCAAGCCCCTTTGGCGTCTGTAACCATGATCGCTCTCATTGCAGCCGTATTAGGCTGGGGTGGGCTATGCTCCCATTTGCAGGTCTCTGCCGTTCTAAAATCAGTCGGGCTTGCGGCAAGGAGTATGATTGACTTTGTTTCCATACGGTTGATACATGGACTCATCGCTTTTGCCATGAGCCTTGTTCTATGGGCACCTTTTAGTCGATACAGTACAGAGGTCTGGACTACGTTTCAAACCAATACGAACATCGGGTTGCCGGCTGTACCGCCGTGGTTCCCCCTGTTCAGCAACAGTTCAAGCCTAGCGTTCATTGGGTACGCTATTCCGGTAGCCATGTTCAGTCTTGCTCTGCTGCTCGTCGTTATGATCAGTCTTTCGGGACTGATTCGCTTGTTCAACGGGCGTTTTTCTCGCTAA
- a CDS encoding nucleotidyltransferase, with the protein MKAVGVIVEYNPLHNGHVYHLSEARRLSGADAVVAVMSGPFLQRGEPAIVGKRARTEMALHAGADLVLELPVAYAVQPAEWFAYGAVALLHHTGVVNSLCFGSESGDLDSLQRIARVLAVEPAGLREDIARRLREGASYPAAYAGAAAALAPGGVDARDAAALLEQPNNSLGLHYLIALERLGSAIQPFTAARTGAAYHEATPGPGAIASATAVRRLLMADGPEAAAQYVPAATLAILQREWQTRRAPVHWERFVHPLLHIAATRRASELASIAEVTEGLEHRLIRTLSQLAEPSVDALLHALKTKRYTRTKLQRMLTHVLLNHSKTELSPSILAEGPGYLRVLGFSSKGQSLLKQMKRSASLPVVIKPATFNHSQLELDIQAQAAYALAYTDKDTRTMYSDYYDPPIRY; encoded by the coding sequence ATGAAGGCCGTTGGTGTCATTGTTGAATATAATCCGCTGCATAACGGGCATGTCTACCATCTAAGCGAAGCTCGGCGGCTTAGCGGGGCGGATGCTGTCGTTGCTGTGATGAGCGGCCCTTTCCTCCAACGCGGCGAACCCGCCATCGTAGGTAAAAGGGCACGCACCGAGATGGCGCTTCATGCTGGCGCCGATCTCGTGCTTGAACTGCCGGTTGCCTATGCAGTGCAACCGGCGGAGTGGTTTGCGTATGGTGCGGTGGCATTGCTGCACCATACCGGGGTTGTCAACTCGCTCTGCTTCGGCAGCGAGTCGGGGGACCTGGACAGCCTGCAGCGCATTGCGCGCGTGCTGGCTGTGGAGCCCGCAGGGCTGCGCGAGGATATCGCGCGCCGCCTGCGGGAGGGCGCCAGCTACCCCGCCGCGTACGCAGGCGCGGCGGCGGCACTGGCGCCTGGCGGCGTCGATGCACGCGACGCCGCTGCACTGCTGGAACAGCCCAACAATTCGCTTGGGCTGCACTACCTGATCGCGCTGGAACGGTTAGGCAGCGCGATCCAGCCCTTTACCGCGGCGCGTACCGGTGCCGCGTATCACGAGGCGACGCCCGGGCCGGGGGCGATCGCCAGTGCAACAGCCGTCCGCCGCCTGCTGATGGCGGACGGGCCTGAAGCCGCCGCGCAGTACGTGCCGGCGGCAACCCTTGCCATTCTCCAGCGCGAATGGCAAACCCGGCGCGCTCCCGTGCATTGGGAGCGCTTTGTCCATCCGCTGCTGCACATCGCGGCGACCCGCCGTGCCTCCGAGCTAGCCAGCATCGCCGAGGTCACTGAAGGACTAGAGCATCGGCTGATTCGTACCCTGTCTCAGCTCGCAGAGCCTTCAGTCGATGCCTTGCTTCATGCATTGAAGACCAAGCGATATACGCGTACCAAGCTGCAACGGATGTTAACACATGTGCTGTTAAACCACTCCAAGACTGAGTTATCCCCCAGCATCTTGGCTGAGGGGCCAGGTTACCTTCGAGTCCTTGGCTTCAGCTCGAAAGGTCAGAGCCTGCTCAAACAAATGAAACGTTCTGCATCTCTGCCCGTCGTGATCAAGCCAGCTACCTTCAATCATAGCCAGCTTGAACTGGATATACAGGCTCAGGCAGCATATGCCCTTGCTTACACTGACAAGGATACAAGAACGATGTACAGCGATTATTATGATCCACCGATACGATACTAA
- the rsmD gene encoding 16S rRNA (guanine(966)-N(2))-methyltransferase RsmD, with amino-acid sequence MRVVSGSAKGRPLKAVPGTGTRPTTDKVKEALFSMIGPYFEGGTALDLFAGSGGLGIEALSRGMDKAVFVDLEPKSIEVIRMNLTATKLENQAAIYRNDAGRALKALAKRSTTFDLVFLDPPYRMKNGDELMLTMHELELLEQGATIVLEYESKHLYPEQFGPFEQTRKALYGETAVSIYHYAPHASEDGESSTAEEEDLHE; translated from the coding sequence GTGAGAGTGGTATCTGGAAGTGCAAAAGGTAGACCGTTGAAGGCGGTTCCGGGCACAGGAACGCGGCCGACCACCGACAAGGTGAAGGAAGCGTTATTTAGTATGATAGGCCCTTATTTCGAGGGTGGAACGGCATTGGATCTGTTTGCGGGCAGTGGTGGTCTCGGAATTGAGGCGCTGAGCCGTGGCATGGACAAGGCTGTTTTTGTTGATTTGGAACCAAAAAGTATTGAAGTCATTCGTATGAATCTGACAGCAACGAAGCTGGAGAATCAGGCAGCAATATATCGAAATGATGCAGGGCGTGCGTTAAAGGCTCTTGCTAAGCGGAGCACCACATTTGATCTCGTGTTTCTTGATCCCCCTTATCGAATGAAGAACGGGGATGAACTTATGCTTACGATGCATGAACTGGAGCTGCTTGAACAGGGTGCAACCATCGTGCTTGAATATGAATCTAAACATCTGTACCCTGAACAATTCGGCCCGTTTGAACAAACGCGCAAGGCATTGTACGGGGAAACTGCGGTTTCCATTTATCATTATGCACCTCATGCATCCGAAGATGGAGAATCTAGCACAGCGGAAGAGGAGGATCTCCATGAGTGA
- the hmpA gene encoding NO-inducible flavohemoprotein, with product MLSENTIKVIKSTVPVLEVHGEAITRHFYKTMFTAHPELLNIFNHANQKQGRQQAALANMVYTAALHIDNLASILPAVRQVAHKHRSLGIVPEQYAIVGTYLLQAIKDVLGDAATDEIITAWGEAYQVIADAFIGIEQDMYATAEQQTGGWEGFRSFKVAKRVQESDIITSFYLYPEDGLPISSHEPGQYISIKIHPEGHAFTQIRQYSLSDAPDKPYYRISVKREQGSTDRPDGVISTYLHEHVTEGSVVELSAPAGDFTLHAEEPRPIVLLSGGVGITPMISMLNTLVQKNDKRPITFIHANVDSANHAFREHVNQLAENNDNVRAYYCYTQPSSSDRDISCYHKEGYMDADWLRQIVDHLDATFYMCGSVPFMQSVYAALDEIGVSPDQIHYEFFGPKAQLAPSPEGV from the coding sequence ATGTTAAGTGAAAACACGATTAAGGTCATCAAATCCACAGTACCTGTACTCGAAGTGCACGGTGAAGCCATTACCCGCCATTTCTATAAAACCATGTTCACTGCGCATCCAGAACTGCTGAATATATTCAACCATGCCAACCAAAAACAAGGACGTCAACAGGCAGCCCTTGCAAACATGGTATATACAGCCGCCCTGCATATTGACAATCTTGCCTCCATCTTACCTGCCGTACGTCAAGTCGCTCATAAACACCGTAGCCTTGGCATTGTTCCCGAGCAGTATGCTATTGTTGGCACGTATCTGCTTCAAGCGATTAAAGACGTGCTTGGTGACGCAGCAACCGATGAAATTATAACGGCATGGGGCGAAGCCTACCAAGTCATTGCAGACGCCTTTATTGGAATCGAGCAGGATATGTATGCTACAGCAGAGCAGCAAACGGGTGGATGGGAAGGCTTCCGTTCGTTCAAAGTGGCGAAGAGAGTGCAAGAGAGCGACATCATTACCTCCTTCTACTTGTATCCAGAGGATGGTCTGCCCATTTCCAGTCATGAACCGGGACAATATATCAGTATCAAAATTCATCCAGAGGGTCATGCATTTACCCAGATACGTCAGTATAGCCTTTCTGATGCACCTGATAAACCTTATTACCGTATTTCCGTCAAAAGAGAACAGGGTTCCACGGATCGTCCAGATGGGGTAATCTCCACATATCTTCATGAACACGTTACAGAAGGCTCTGTTGTTGAGTTATCCGCTCCGGCCGGTGACTTTACGCTTCACGCAGAAGAACCACGCCCAATTGTACTCCTTAGTGGCGGAGTGGGTATTACGCCAATGATTAGTATGCTGAATACCCTTGTGCAAAAGAACGATAAACGTCCAATCACATTTATACATGCCAATGTAGATAGCGCCAACCATGCATTCCGTGAACACGTAAACCAACTCGCTGAGAACAACGACAATGTTCGTGCGTACTATTGTTACACCCAGCCGAGCAGCTCTGATCGCGATATCTCATGTTATCACAAGGAAGGTTACATGGATGCCGACTGGCTTCGTCAGATTGTAGATCACTTGGATGCAACATTTTACATGTGTGGGTCTGTCCCATTCATGCAGAGCGTTTATGCGGCACTAGATGAAATTGGCGTATCGCCTGACCAGATCCATTATGAATTCTTTGGTCCAAAGGCACAGCTTGCCCCTTCTCCAGAAGGTGTATAA
- the coaD gene encoding pantetheine-phosphate adenylyltransferase yields the protein MIHRQERIAVYPGSFDPVTMGHLDIIARASKQFDRVIVAVLNNMSKNPLFTVEERKQLITEVTRHLPNVEVDSFRDLTANYVRQKEAQVIVRGIRSVTDFEYELQLASTNSKLNPDAETIFMMTNPKYSYLSSSIVKEIAHYNGDVTDLVSPEVEAALRQKISEKNAR from the coding sequence ATGATACATCGTCAAGAACGGATTGCCGTTTATCCAGGTAGCTTCGATCCTGTAACGATGGGACATCTGGACATTATCGCAAGAGCATCGAAGCAGTTTGACCGTGTGATTGTGGCGGTGCTGAATAATATGAGCAAAAACCCACTGTTTACGGTGGAGGAGCGCAAGCAATTAATTACGGAAGTGACTCGTCATCTGCCTAATGTTGAGGTGGATAGCTTCCGCGACCTAACGGCCAATTATGTACGCCAAAAGGAAGCGCAAGTTATCGTGCGGGGTATTCGCTCGGTCACTGATTTTGAATATGAATTGCAGCTGGCTTCCACCAATAGTAAATTGAATCCAGATGCAGAGACGATTTTCATGATGACGAATCCGAAGTATTCGTATCTCAGCTCCAGTATTGTAAAAGAAATTGCGCATTACAATGGAGATGTAACAGATCTGGTATCCCCTGAAGTAGAAGCTGCGCTCCGTCAGAAAATTAGCGAGAAAAACGCCCGTTGA
- a CDS encoding SepM family pheromone-processing serine protease — translation MNRIRKSGGFKASIFVIVVALILYVAVYMPTPYIIYLPGSADEIKPMVTVKGGDKEEKGVFMMTTVSATYANVFLLGTSLFNRNAQIDKKEDRLRGKSEAEYSAEQVWFMSDSQSSAMEAAYEKAGIQYSIVPEHIFVFGLSQDPKPQGDIKPGDTILGVDGTATPDNTILSAQLKGRKPGDTVEMQLERGGETISREVQLVEVTDNKTGEKRPGLGVMIGTVQKVKPEDPDKQITFTSTQVGGPSAGLMFTLEIYNQLTSGDLTKGHRIAGTGTITKDGTVGPIGGVIHKIVAADRKDAEIFFVPKDNYKEAEAKAKQIDTKMKLVPVSNVDDALAYLKTLSVKS, via the coding sequence ATGAATCGGATTCGGAAATCTGGAGGTTTCAAAGCGTCGATCTTTGTGATCGTGGTAGCTCTGATTCTCTATGTTGCAGTTTACATGCCAACGCCGTATATCATTTATCTGCCTGGCAGTGCGGATGAGATCAAACCGATGGTAACGGTCAAGGGTGGAGACAAGGAGGAAAAGGGCGTATTTATGATGACGACGGTGTCAGCTACATATGCCAACGTGTTCCTACTTGGAACGTCCTTGTTTAATCGAAATGCTCAAATTGATAAAAAAGAAGATCGCTTACGTGGCAAAAGTGAAGCGGAATACTCTGCAGAGCAAGTATGGTTCATGAGTGACTCCCAATCCTCTGCGATGGAAGCGGCATATGAGAAGGCCGGTATCCAATATTCCATCGTTCCTGAGCATATCTTCGTATTTGGCCTTTCACAGGATCCTAAACCGCAAGGGGACATTAAGCCTGGAGATACCATTTTGGGTGTGGATGGAACAGCAACACCTGATAATACGATATTATCGGCGCAATTAAAGGGAAGAAAACCAGGAGATACGGTTGAAATGCAATTAGAGCGCGGCGGGGAAACAATTAGCCGTGAAGTTCAACTTGTAGAAGTGACGGACAACAAAACGGGGGAAAAGCGTCCAGGCTTAGGGGTAATGATTGGTACGGTTCAAAAAGTGAAGCCGGAAGATCCCGATAAACAGATCACATTTACAAGTACGCAAGTAGGCGGACCGTCTGCAGGGTTAATGTTCACATTGGAGATCTATAACCAATTGACGTCTGGTGATCTGACCAAAGGTCATCGTATCGCAGGTACGGGCACCATTACGAAGGATGGTACGGTTGGTCCAATTGGGGGCGTGATCCACAAAATTGTGGCTGCAGATCGGAAGGACGCGGAGATCTTCTTCGTACCCAAAGATAACTATAAGGAAGCCGAAGCAAAAGCAAAACAGATTGATACAAAAATGAAACTGGTTCCTGTTAGCAACGTTGACGATGCACTGGCTTACCTAAAAACGTTATCTGTGAAATCTTAA